A part of Streptomyces sp. NBC_00557 genomic DNA contains:
- a CDS encoding protein kinase family protein, translating into MAERSTAAVDVADNSGEQPLTAKADQSTADGVAKNPERDTDSDQAQGSGGPEGSGKKASPPELHSGHKLARRYRLEECVTRLDGFSSWRAVDEKLRRAVGVHILPSDHTRARSVLAAARASALLGDPRFVQVLDAVEENDLVYVVHEWLPDATELTTLLTAGPLEPHDAYQMVSQIASAMAAAHREGLAHLRLNPNAVLRTSTGQWRIRGLAVNAALRGISSDTPQRTDTESIGALLYAALTQRWPYENDAYGLSGLPKDVGLIAPDQVRAGVHRGLSELAMRALANDGATASRHEAPCTTPEELVKAIGEMPRIRPPEPAFTAPPEYQRTTYQQGTYGRPGPLPGATQPITTPPPPLQSRTGKALKWAVSALLIAALGLGSWQLADALMDQSGKSDDTNKSQQTDDGDKGAAQPKPTPISIKGSQEFVAEGDAQHPGDVAKTYDGNPSTYWRTKTFNEGPTIAPYKPGVGIVYDLGSAKSLSTATISLRYPGDHTTVELYSADSLTPPSLDSMHQIGKVTTSGTTATVKVSKPAKTQYVLVWLTAVPYSGADPSAYAGAGYKQAIGEVKFTG; encoded by the coding sequence GTGGCGGAACGGAGCACGGCTGCCGTCGACGTGGCAGACAACAGCGGTGAGCAGCCGCTGACCGCCAAGGCGGACCAGTCCACGGCCGACGGGGTGGCCAAGAACCCGGAGCGGGACACGGACAGCGATCAGGCACAGGGGAGCGGCGGGCCCGAGGGTTCCGGAAAGAAGGCTTCGCCTCCTGAACTGCACAGCGGTCACAAGCTCGCCAGACGCTACCGGCTGGAGGAGTGCGTCACCCGTCTGGACGGATTCAGCAGTTGGCGTGCGGTCGACGAGAAACTCCGTCGGGCCGTCGGCGTCCACATCCTTCCCTCGGATCACACGCGGGCCCGTTCCGTGCTCGCCGCCGCCCGTGCCTCCGCGCTGCTCGGCGACCCCCGTTTCGTCCAGGTCCTCGACGCCGTCGAGGAGAACGACCTCGTCTATGTCGTGCACGAGTGGCTGCCCGACGCCACCGAGCTGACCACGCTCCTCACGGCAGGCCCGCTGGAGCCGCACGACGCCTACCAGATGGTCAGTCAGATCGCCTCCGCCATGGCCGCCGCCCACCGCGAGGGCCTCGCCCACCTCCGGCTCAACCCCAACGCCGTCCTGCGCACCTCCACCGGCCAGTGGCGCATCCGGGGCCTCGCCGTGAACGCCGCGCTGCGCGGCATCAGCTCCGACACCCCGCAGCGCACCGACACCGAGTCGATCGGCGCCCTGCTGTACGCCGCCCTGACCCAGCGCTGGCCGTACGAGAACGATGCGTACGGTCTGTCCGGGCTGCCCAAGGACGTCGGCCTCATCGCACCGGACCAGGTGCGGGCCGGTGTTCACCGGGGTCTGTCCGAACTGGCCATGCGTGCCCTCGCCAACGACGGCGCCACCGCCTCCCGCCATGAGGCTCCGTGCACCACGCCGGAGGAGCTGGTGAAGGCGATCGGCGAGATGCCGCGCATCCGCCCGCCGGAGCCGGCGTTCACGGCCCCGCCGGAGTACCAGCGCACGACCTACCAGCAGGGCACCTACGGCCGTCCGGGGCCGCTCCCCGGCGCCACCCAGCCCATCACCACCCCGCCGCCCCCGCTGCAGAGCCGTACCGGCAAGGCGCTGAAGTGGGCGGTCTCCGCCCTTCTCATCGCCGCTCTCGGCCTGGGCAGCTGGCAGTTGGCGGACGCGCTGATGGACCAGAGCGGCAAGTCCGACGACACCAACAAGAGCCAGCAGACCGACGACGGGGACAAGGGCGCCGCGCAGCCCAAGCCGACGCCGATAAGCATCAAGGGCAGTCAGGAATTCGTCGCCGAGGGAGACGCACAGCACCCCGGTGACGTGGCCAAGACGTACGACGGGAACCCGTCGACCTACTGGCGCACCAAGACCTTCAACGAAGGTCCGACCATCGCTCCCTACAAGCCGGGCGTCGGCATCGTCTACGACCTCGGCTCGGCGAAGTCCCTCAGCACGGCCACCATCAGCCTGCGCTACCCCGGCGACCACACCACGGTCGAGCTGTACTCGGCCGACTCGCTGACACCCCCGTCCCTGGACTCGATGCACCAGATCGGCAAGGTCACGACCAGCGGCACCACCGCGACGGTCAAGGTCAGCAAGCCGGCGAAGACGCAGTACGTCCTCGTGTGGCTGACGGCCGTGCCGTACTCGGGTGCGGACCCGAGCGCGTATGCCGGCGCCGGCTACAAGCAGGCCATCGGCGAAGTGAAGTTCACGGGCTGA
- a CDS encoding anti-sigma factor family protein: protein MTSTTDAAGHPDVAEISDLTEGLLPPDRGADIQRHLEACELCADVQASLEEIRGLLGSAPDAELMPADVATRIDAALAAEALPSGSRDTTEDHVSRETSIPLDRPADRPSGRPQATTGPGRKKSGRGRRRRAVLGTVLTAAVLGVGSLVFQSLSGGTSDTTAHGTPSPSVSAFSGTSVENQVRDLLSTKKAQRGNSSQHPRSGLTGGENTPQGTESANTLLQTEIPVPDCVRRAIPRGDQALAAKTGTYAGKSAYLVVLPDRDDSTRVTVYIVDAACIGRQNGAAGTVLLKHSFARP from the coding sequence GTGACTTCCACGACAGACGCGGCCGGGCACCCGGACGTCGCGGAGATCTCCGACCTCACCGAAGGCCTGCTTCCTCCGGACCGCGGCGCGGACATACAGCGCCATCTGGAGGCCTGCGAGCTGTGCGCGGACGTCCAGGCCTCCCTGGAGGAGATCCGGGGACTGCTGGGATCCGCGCCGGATGCGGAGCTCATGCCTGCCGACGTGGCCACGCGGATCGATGCCGCTCTCGCCGCCGAGGCCTTGCCCAGCGGCTCGCGGGACACCACCGAAGACCATGTTTCACGTGAAACATCGATCCCGCTTGATCGCCCCGCCGATCGCCCCTCCGGGCGCCCACAGGCTACGACCGGACCGGGACGGAAGAAGAGCGGGCGCGGTCGACGACGCAGGGCCGTTCTGGGCACGGTACTCACCGCTGCCGTCCTGGGGGTCGGCTCTCTGGTCTTCCAGTCACTCTCCGGCGGCACGTCCGACACGACGGCGCACGGCACGCCCAGCCCGTCCGTGAGTGCGTTCTCCGGAACCAGCGTCGAGAACCAGGTCCGCGATCTACTCTCCACGAAGAAGGCACAGCGGGGCAACAGCAGCCAGCATCCGCGGTCCGGGCTCACCGGCGGTGAGAACACCCCGCAGGGCACCGAGAGCGCCAATACGCTGCTTCAGACGGAGATCCCCGTCCCCGACTGCGTCCGCCGGGCCATCCCGCGGGGTGATCAGGCCCTGGCCGCCAAGACCGGTACCTACGCCGGGAAGAGCGCCTACCTCGTCGTTCTGCCGGACCGCGACGACAGCACACGCGTCACCGTCTATATCGTCGATGCGGCATGCATAGGCCGCCAGAACGGCGCCGCCGGCACCGTGCTTCTGAAGCACTCTTTCGCCCGGCCCTGA
- the sigM gene encoding RNA polymerase sigma factor SigM, producing the protein MAEGAGYDGVSDKELLARHVEGDSGAFGEIVRRHRDRLWAVALRTLGDREEAADAVQDALVSAYRAAHTFRGQSAVTTWLHRITVNACLDRARKMASRKTSPVDDTERLEQLLEPHESASAPAERNDVHRQLLEALGTLPHDQRAALVLVDMQGYPVAEAARILDVPTGTVKSRCARGRARLLPLLTHLRPEGSGSGKEPGPGRNRVQGTSVPPATGSPGESPEDPGPSDSAVVKGGGGRA; encoded by the coding sequence ATGGCGGAGGGCGCCGGATACGACGGAGTGAGCGACAAGGAGCTGCTCGCTCGCCACGTGGAAGGCGACTCCGGTGCCTTCGGTGAGATCGTGCGGCGGCATCGGGACCGGCTCTGGGCGGTCGCGCTGCGAACGCTGGGGGACCGTGAGGAGGCCGCCGACGCGGTGCAGGACGCCCTGGTGTCGGCGTACCGGGCTGCCCATACCTTCCGGGGCCAGTCGGCCGTCACGACGTGGCTGCACCGGATCACGGTGAACGCCTGCCTGGACCGTGCCCGCAAGATGGCCTCGCGGAAGACCTCGCCGGTCGACGACACCGAGCGGCTGGAGCAGCTCCTGGAGCCGCACGAGTCGGCCTCGGCGCCCGCCGAACGCAACGACGTCCACCGCCAGCTCCTGGAAGCTCTCGGCACACTCCCGCACGACCAGCGTGCCGCCCTGGTCCTCGTCGACATGCAGGGGTACCCCGTGGCCGAAGCCGCCCGGATCCTCGATGTGCCGACGGGCACGGTGAAGAGCCGGTGCGCCCGGGGCAGAGCCCGGCTGCTGCCCTTGCTCACCCATCTACGGCCCGAGGGTTCCGGAAGCGGAAAAGAACCCGGCCCGGGACGGAACCGGGTGCAGGGGACATCCGTCCCACCGGCAACGGGGTCTCCCGGGGAGAGCCCGGAGGACCCAGGACCGAGCGATTCAGCCGTAGTGAAGGGCGGAGGTGGGCGAGCGTGA
- a CDS encoding ParB/RepB/Spo0J family partition protein, whose protein sequence is MSERRRGLGRGLGALIPAAPTEKNPAPAGLGGGASASAAAVPVLTTDRGVAAAKVAALSPVSQETEESPASAAAEVPAPPMGAHFAEIPLDAISPNPRQPRDVFDEDALQELVTSIKEVGLLQPVVVRQLGPARYELIMGERRWRACREAGLEAIPAIVRATEDEKLLLDALLENLHRAQLNPLEEAAAYDQLLKDFNCTHDQLADRIGRSRPQVSNTLRLLKLSPAVQKRVAAGVLSAGHARALLSIEDSEEQDRLAHRIVAEGLSVRAVEEIVTLMGSRPQKPQRPKGPRAGSRLSPALNELATRLSDRFETRVKVDLGQKKGKITVEFASVDDLQRILSTLAPDEGPVLQQELQSATEEQDD, encoded by the coding sequence GTGAGTGAGCGACGGAGGGGGCTGGGCCGTGGACTCGGCGCACTGATCCCGGCTGCCCCGACCGAGAAGAACCCGGCTCCGGCCGGTCTGGGTGGCGGAGCCTCCGCCTCTGCCGCGGCCGTCCCGGTGCTGACGACCGACCGGGGGGTGGCCGCGGCGAAGGTGGCCGCCCTGTCGCCTGTTTCACAGGAAACCGAGGAGTCTCCGGCGAGCGCCGCTGCGGAGGTGCCGGCGCCTCCGATGGGCGCGCACTTCGCCGAGATCCCTCTTGACGCCATCTCGCCCAACCCGCGCCAGCCCCGTGATGTCTTCGACGAGGACGCGCTTCAGGAGCTGGTCACCTCCATCAAGGAGGTCGGTCTCCTGCAGCCCGTCGTCGTACGGCAGCTGGGGCCCGCCCGCTATGAGCTGATCATGGGCGAGCGCCGGTGGCGGGCCTGCCGTGAGGCCGGCCTGGAGGCCATCCCGGCGATCGTCCGGGCCACGGAGGACGAGAAGCTCCTCCTGGACGCGCTCCTGGAGAACCTGCACCGCGCGCAGCTGAACCCGCTGGAAGAGGCTGCTGCCTACGACCAGCTGCTGAAGGACTTCAACTGCACGCACGACCAGCTGGCCGACCGGATCGGGCGCTCCCGGCCCCAGGTCTCCAACACGCTGCGTCTGCTGAAGCTCTCTCCGGCTGTCCAGAAGCGGGTGGCCGCCGGTGTTCTCTCCGCCGGGCATGCCAGGGCCCTGCTGTCCATCGAGGACTCGGAGGAGCAGGACCGGCTGGCCCACCGCATCGTGGCCGAGGGGCTGTCGGTGCGTGCCGTCGAGGAGATCGTGACCCTCATGGGCTCGCGGCCCCAGAAGCCTCAGCGCCCGAAGGGACCGCGGGCCGGCTCCCGGCTCTCCCCGGCGCTGAACGAGCTGGCGACCCGGCTGTCGGACCGCTTCGAGACTCGGGTGAAGGTAGACCTCGGCCAGAAGAAGGGCAAGATCACCGTGGAGTTCGCCTCGGTGGACGATCTCCAGCGGATTCTGAGCACCCTGGCTCCGGACGAGGGACCGGTGCTGCAGCAGGAGCTGCAGAGCGCGACCGAGGAACAGGACGACTGA
- a CDS encoding ParA family protein, whose amino-acid sequence MGGSVHCEPEVEESESLRSDANIAGPMTDPVPGPRTESMGADVSRETPPPMDDTPIGRAAQLAVEALGRAGEGLPRPEQTRVIVVANQKGGVGKTTTTVNLAASLALHGGRVLVIDLDPQGNASTALGIDHHAEVPSIYDVLVESKPLAEVVQPVPDVEGLFCAPATIDLAGAEIELVSLVARESRLQRAIQAYEQPLDYILIDCPPSLGLLTVNALVAGQEVLIPIQCEYYALEGLGQLLRNVDLVRGHLNPTLHVSTILLTMYDGRTRLASQVAEEVRTHFGDEVLRTSIPRSVRISEAPSYGQTVLTYDPGSSGALSYLEAAREIALKGIGISYDAGQAHIGAQNDPSMVEGIQ is encoded by the coding sequence ATGGGAGGCTCTGTTCATTGCGAGCCTGAAGTCGAGGAGAGTGAATCCTTGCGGTCCGACGCCAACATCGCGGGACCGATGACCGATCCGGTCCCCGGTCCCCGTACCGAGTCGATGGGGGCGGATGTTTCACGTGAAACACCACCTCCGATGGACGACACTCCGATCGGTCGTGCGGCCCAACTGGCGGTAGAGGCTCTGGGCCGCGCCGGCGAAGGTCTGCCACGGCCTGAGCAGACCAGAGTCATCGTGGTCGCCAACCAGAAGGGCGGCGTGGGCAAGACGACGACCACCGTCAACCTTGCCGCTTCGCTGGCTCTGCACGGCGGCCGTGTCCTGGTGATCGACCTCGACCCGCAGGGCAACGCGTCCACCGCCCTCGGGATCGACCACCACGCCGAAGTTCCTTCCATCTACGACGTGTTGGTGGAAAGCAAGCCTCTCGCCGAGGTCGTCCAGCCGGTCCCGGATGTGGAAGGCCTCTTCTGCGCCCCCGCCACCATCGATCTCGCCGGTGCGGAGATCGAGCTGGTGTCGCTGGTGGCCCGTGAGAGCCGGCTGCAGCGGGCCATCCAGGCCTACGAGCAGCCGTTGGACTACATCCTCATCGACTGCCCGCCCTCGCTCGGCCTGTTGACGGTCAACGCGCTGGTGGCCGGCCAGGAAGTCCTCATCCCGATCCAGTGCGAGTACTACGCACTCGAGGGTCTGGGTCAACTGCTGCGCAACGTCGACCTGGTGCGGGGGCACCTCAACCCCACGCTGCATGTGTCGACCATCCTGCTCACCATGTACGACGGCCGGACGCGGCTCGCCTCCCAGGTCGCGGAAGAGGTGCGCACCCACTTCGGCGACGAGGTGCTGCGGACGAGCATTCCCCGCTCGGTCCGTATTTCCGAGGCGCCGAGCTACGGACAGACGGTGCTGACTTACGATCCTGGTTCGAGCGGTGCCCTCTCGTACCTCGAGGCGGCCCGAGAAATCGCGCTGAAGGGCATCGGCATCAGCTATGACGCCGGCCAGGCCCACATCGGCGCCCAGAACGATCCAAGCATGGTGGAGGGGATCCAGTGA
- a CDS encoding GNAT family N-acetyltransferase, producing MGRRLVPLTLDNLQDLPHRCRSCVFWELDPVSGEAAVKAGTAALEKEAWISAVLLDWGSCGRVVYVDDVPVGFVLYAPPAYVPRSTAFPTSPVSPDAVQLMTAFVMPGYQGQGLGRVLVQTVAKDLLRRGFKAIEAFGDARWEEPACLLPADHLLAVGFKTVRQHPTHPRLRLELRSTLSWKEDVEMALDRLLGAVQKEPALRPL from the coding sequence ATGGGGCGTCGGCTCGTGCCGCTCACGCTGGACAACCTTCAGGACCTCCCCCACCGCTGCCGATCGTGCGTCTTCTGGGAGCTCGACCCCGTCAGCGGAGAAGCGGCGGTAAAGGCGGGCACCGCGGCACTGGAGAAGGAGGCCTGGATCTCCGCTGTCCTGCTGGACTGGGGCTCGTGCGGCCGGGTGGTGTACGTCGACGACGTGCCGGTGGGTTTCGTTCTCTATGCCCCTCCGGCTTATGTCCCGCGCTCGACGGCCTTCCCCACCAGCCCTGTCTCACCGGACGCCGTGCAGCTGATGACGGCGTTCGTCATGCCCGGGTACCAGGGCCAGGGACTGGGGCGGGTACTGGTGCAGACGGTCGCCAAGGATCTGCTGCGCCGGGGCTTCAAGGCGATCGAGGCCTTCGGTGACGCCCGGTGGGAGGAGCCCGCCTGTCTCCTTCCAGCGGACCATCTGCTGGCCGTGGGGTTCAAGACCGTCCGGCAGCATCCCACGCATCCCCGGCTGCGACTGGAGCTGCGCTCGACGCTCTCCTGGAAGGAAGACGTGGAGATGGCGCTCGACAGGCTCCTCGGAGCAGTCCAGAAGGAACCGGCGCTCAGGCCGCTGTAG
- the murJ gene encoding murein biosynthesis integral membrane protein MurJ, producing the protein MNAPYDGDRGQGAAGSGYPETPPEPGQVPPQHAADMYPQDAYDQDPYRPQDPTAQDPRGAARYDRAAHPPPAPGGYQQQPYGRPAEQPYAPDPRGWGQTPAQEPEGPAAYGPYGDDSRTHQFVGVDDPVTHSAEGYHEPDAFAHLFKDQQHSGGQAPMDPPAYARPAAAPGGGYGPAGQYPPAHGQGPQQGSPYAEAAYPAAPGAPGAPAQPPVPAPAAAPDPAAPHGAAQPEAAAPADAPAKKGGKAAGLLKSSAVMAAGTMVSRLTGFIRSALIVSALGLGFLGDSFQVAYQLPTMIYILTVGGGLNSVFVPQLVRAMKEDEDGGEAFANRLLTLVMVALAALTGLAMFAAPLLVRMLSNPVASNPAANDVAVTFTRYFLPSIFFMGIHVVMGQILNARGKFGAMMWTPVLNNIVIIVTLGMFIWVYGTAAHSHMTVTNIPPEGQRLLGVGVLLGLVVQALAMIPYLRETGFRIRLRFDWRGHGLGKAAMLAKWTVLFVLANQAGAMIVTQLSTAAGKDSGTVGTGFAAYANAQLIWGLPQAIITVSLMAALLPRISRSAAEGDGGAVRDDISQGLRTTAVAIVPIAFGFLSLGIPMCTLIFGSSGTGEATNMGYMLMAFGLGLIPYSVQYVVLRAFYAYEDTRTPFYNTVIVAAVNAGASALCYFLLPARWAVAGMAAAYGLAYAIGVGVAWRRLRKRLGGDLDGTRVMRTYARLCIASVPAALLSGAACYGIGHTLGQGVMGSFAALLAGGAVLLGVFFVAARRMRIEELNSLVGMVRGRLGR; encoded by the coding sequence ATGAACGCGCCGTACGACGGTGACCGCGGCCAGGGCGCGGCCGGCTCGGGCTACCCCGAGACGCCGCCGGAGCCCGGCCAGGTACCGCCGCAGCACGCGGCGGACATGTACCCCCAGGACGCCTACGACCAGGACCCCTACCGGCCGCAGGACCCCACCGCTCAGGACCCGCGCGGTGCAGCGCGGTACGACCGCGCCGCCCATCCGCCGCCCGCTCCGGGCGGCTACCAGCAGCAGCCGTACGGCCGGCCCGCCGAGCAGCCGTACGCCCCTGACCCGCGTGGCTGGGGGCAGACACCGGCGCAGGAGCCGGAGGGTCCCGCCGCGTACGGGCCCTACGGCGACGATTCGCGTACCCACCAGTTCGTGGGCGTGGACGACCCGGTCACGCACTCGGCCGAGGGGTACCACGAGCCTGACGCGTTCGCCCACCTCTTCAAGGATCAGCAGCACAGTGGCGGGCAGGCACCCATGGATCCGCCGGCCTACGCGCGGCCGGCCGCCGCTCCGGGCGGCGGTTACGGCCCGGCGGGCCAGTACCCGCCGGCGCACGGACAGGGCCCCCAGCAGGGCAGCCCGTACGCCGAGGCCGCCTACCCGGCCGCCCCAGGAGCCCCGGGAGCCCCGGCGCAGCCGCCGGTGCCCGCCCCGGCCGCGGCCCCGGATCCCGCCGCTCCGCACGGCGCCGCGCAGCCCGAGGCGGCGGCTCCCGCGGACGCGCCCGCGAAGAAGGGCGGCAAGGCCGCCGGGCTGCTGAAGTCCAGCGCCGTGATGGCGGCGGGCACGATGGTCTCCCGCCTCACCGGTTTCATCCGCTCCGCCCTGATCGTCTCGGCGCTCGGCCTCGGCTTCCTCGGCGACTCCTTCCAGGTGGCCTACCAGCTGCCGACGATGATCTACATCCTCACGGTCGGCGGTGGCCTGAACTCCGTCTTCGTGCCGCAGCTGGTGCGGGCGATGAAGGAGGACGAGGACGGCGGCGAGGCCTTCGCCAACCGGCTGCTGACCCTGGTGATGGTGGCCCTGGCCGCGCTGACCGGCCTCGCGATGTTCGCGGCGCCGCTGCTGGTGCGCATGCTGTCCAACCCGGTCGCCTCCAACCCGGCGGCCAACGACGTGGCCGTCACCTTCACCCGCTACTTCCTGCCCTCGATCTTCTTCATGGGCATCCATGTGGTGATGGGTCAGATCCTCAACGCGCGCGGGAAGTTCGGCGCGATGATGTGGACCCCGGTGCTGAACAACATCGTCATCATCGTGACGCTGGGCATGTTCATCTGGGTCTACGGCACCGCCGCCCACTCCCACATGACGGTCACGAACATCCCGCCGGAGGGCCAGCGCCTGCTCGGCGTCGGTGTGCTGCTCGGCCTGGTCGTCCAGGCGCTGGCGATGATCCCGTACCTGCGCGAGACCGGCTTCCGGATCCGGCTGCGGTTCGACTGGCGGGGCCACGGCCTGGGCAAGGCCGCGATGCTCGCCAAGTGGACGGTCCTGTTCGTGCTCGCGAACCAGGCCGGCGCCATGATCGTCACCCAGCTGTCCACGGCGGCCGGCAAGGACTCCGGCACCGTCGGCACCGGTTTCGCCGCCTACGCCAACGCCCAGCTGATCTGGGGCCTGCCGCAGGCCATCATCACGGTGTCCCTGATGGCGGCCCTGCTGCCGCGTATCTCGCGCTCGGCCGCCGAGGGCGACGGCGGCGCGGTCCGTGACGACATCTCCCAGGGCCTGCGGACCACGGCCGTCGCCATCGTCCCGATCGCCTTCGGCTTCCTCTCGCTCGGCATCCCGATGTGCACGCTGATCTTCGGCTCGTCGGGCACCGGCGAGGCCACGAACATGGGCTACATGCTGATGGCCTTCGGCCTCGGCCTGATCCCGTACTCGGTGCAGTACGTCGTCCTGCGGGCCTTCTACGCCTACGAAGACACCCGGACGCCCTTCTACAACACCGTCATCGTGGCCGCCGTCAACGCGGGCGCCTCGGCACTGTGCTACTTCCTGCTTCCCGCCCGCTGGGCGGTGGCCGGTATGGCGGCCGCCTACGGTCTCGCCTACGCGATCGGTGTGGGCGTCGCCTGGCGGCGGCTGCGCAAGCGGCTCGGCGGCGACCTGGACGGCACCCGCGTCATGCGGACGTACGCGCGCCTGTGCATCGCCTCGGTGCCGGCGGCCCTGCTCAGCGGCGCGGCCTGCTACGGCATCGGGCACACCCTCGGCCAGGGCGTCATGGGCTCCTTCGCCGCGCTGCTCGCCGGTGGTGCCGTGCTGCTCGGGGTCTTCTTCGTCGCCGCCCGCCGGATGCGCATCGAGGAACTGAACTCGCTCGTGGGCATGGTCCGCGGGCGTCTGGGCCGCTGA
- the trxA gene encoding thioredoxin, translating into MADLKNVTDASFDEDVLKSDKPVLVDFWAAWCGPCRQIAPSLEAIAKEHGDKIEVVKLNIDENPGTAAKYGVMSIPTLNVYQGGEVVKTIVGAKPKAAIERDLADFIAE; encoded by the coding sequence GTGGCCGACCTGAAGAACGTGACCGACGCTTCCTTCGACGAGGACGTCCTGAAGAGCGACAAGCCCGTCCTGGTGGACTTCTGGGCCGCCTGGTGCGGTCCCTGCCGCCAGATCGCCCCGTCTCTCGAGGCGATCGCCAAGGAGCACGGCGACAAGATCGAGGTCGTCAAGCTGAACATCGACGAGAACCCGGGTACGGCCGCCAAGTATGGCGTCATGTCCATCCCGACCCTGAACGTCTACCAGGGTGGCGAGGTCGTCAAGACCATCGTCGGCGCCAAGCCGAAGGCGGCGATCGAGCGGGACCTCGCCGACTTCATCGCCGAGTGA
- the rsmG gene encoding 16S rRNA (guanine(527)-N(7))-methyltransferase RsmG: MTEAAELPPAPEQAREVFGDRFADAVRYAELLAEAGVQRGLIGPREVPRLWERHLLNCAVLSEAVPEGVTVCDVGSGAGLPGIPLALVRDDLNITLLEPLLRRTNFLTEVVELLGLDHVTVVRGRAEEVLGKLPPVHVVTARAVAPLDRLAAWGIPLLRPYGEMLALKGDTAEEELKAAATALSRLGAVETSILHVGEGIVDPMSTVVRVEVGESPGGVRFAAKRAKAARTGRTRRRR; this comes from the coding sequence GTGACGGAGGCAGCGGAGCTTCCCCCCGCGCCCGAGCAGGCGCGGGAAGTGTTTGGTGATCGCTTCGCCGATGCGGTCCGCTATGCGGAGCTGCTCGCCGAGGCGGGCGTGCAGCGTGGTCTGATCGGACCGCGGGAAGTGCCCCGCCTGTGGGAGCGGCATCTGCTGAACTGCGCGGTGCTCTCCGAGGCCGTCCCCGAGGGAGTGACGGTCTGCGATGTCGGCTCCGGTGCCGGACTGCCGGGTATCCCCTTGGCCCTGGTCCGGGACGACCTGAACATCACCCTGCTGGAGCCGCTGCTGCGACGCACCAACTTCCTCACCGAGGTCGTCGAGCTGCTCGGCCTGGACCATGTCACCGTGGTGCGGGGCCGTGCCGAGGAGGTCCTGGGCAAGCTGCCGCCGGTGCACGTGGTGACCGCCCGGGCCGTGGCTCCGCTGGACCGGCTGGCGGCCTGGGGCATTCCGCTGCTGCGTCCTTACGGCGAGATGCTGGCGCTGAAGGGAGACACCGCGGAGGAGGAGCTGAAGGCCGCGGCCACCGCGCTGAGCAGGCTCGGTGCGGTCGAGACGTCGATCCTGCATGTGGGTGAGGGCATCGTGGACCCGATGTCCACTGTGGTGCGGGTCGAGGTCGGGGAGAGCCCGGGCGGTGTGCGGTTCGCGGCCAAGCGTGCCAAGGCCGCCAGGACGGGCCGGACGCGTCGCCGCCGTTGA
- the trxB gene encoding thioredoxin-disulfide reductase, with amino-acid sequence MSDVRNVIIIGSGPAGYTAALYTARASLKPLVFEGAVTAGGALMNTTEVENFPGFRDGIMGPDLMDNMRAQAERFGAELVPDDIVSVDLTGEIKTVTDTAGTVHQAKAVIVATGSQHRKLGLPNEDALSGRGVSWCATCDGFFFKDQDIAVIGGGDTAMEEATFLSRFAKSVTIVHRRDTLRASKAMQERAFGDPKIKFVWDSEVAEIQGEQKLSGLKLRNVKTGELSELPVTGLFIAIGHDPRTELFKGQLDLDEEGYLKVASPSTRTNVTGVFAAGDVVDHTYRQAITAAGTGCSAALDAERFLAALADEDKAEPEKTAAV; translated from the coding sequence GTGAGCGACGTCCGTAACGTGATCATCATCGGCTCCGGGCCCGCAGGCTACACGGCGGCGCTCTACACCGCCCGTGCGTCGCTGAAGCCCCTGGTGTTCGAGGGCGCCGTCACCGCCGGTGGCGCGCTGATGAACACCACCGAGGTCGAGAACTTCCCGGGCTTCCGCGACGGCATCATGGGCCCCGACCTCATGGACAACATGCGGGCGCAGGCCGAGCGCTTCGGCGCCGAGCTCGTTCCGGACGACATCGTCTCCGTCGACCTCACCGGTGAGATCAAGACCGTCACGGACACCGCCGGCACGGTCCACCAGGCGAAGGCCGTCATCGTCGCCACCGGCTCGCAGCACCGCAAGCTGGGCCTGCCGAACGAGGACGCCCTCTCCGGCCGTGGTGTCTCCTGGTGCGCGACCTGTGACGGGTTCTTCTTCAAGGACCAGGACATCGCCGTGATCGGTGGTGGTGACACCGCGATGGAGGAGGCCACCTTCCTCTCGCGGTTCGCCAAGTCCGTAACGATCGTCCACCGGCGGGATACCCTGCGTGCCTCCAAGGCCATGCAGGAGCGCGCCTTCGGCGACCCGAAGATCAAGTTCGTCTGGGACAGCGAGGTCGCCGAGATCCAGGGTGAGCAGAAGCTGTCCGGTCTCAAGCTGCGCAACGTCAAGACGGGCGAGCTGTCCGAGCTGCCGGTGACCGGTCTGTTCATTGCGATCGGCCACGACCCGCGCACCGAGCTCTTCAAGGGCCAGCTGGACCTGGACGAGGAGGGCTACCTGAAGGTGGCTTCCCCGTCCACCCGCACCAATGTGACCGGTGTCTTCGCCGCCGGTGACGTGGTCGACCACACGTACCGCCAGGCGATCACCGCCGCCGGCACCGGCTGCTCCGCCGCTCTGGACGCCGAGCGCTTCCTCGCTGCCCTCGCGGACGAGGACAAGGCCGAGCCCGAGAAGACCGCCGCCGTCTGA